The Mycolicibacterium boenickei genome has a segment encoding these proteins:
- a CDS encoding mechanosensitive ion channel family protein, protein MYNQAFEWTDTNRHWLIEVPIRVVAYIVVALIIRFLLHRMIDRATTGRTKKSRSGEIEGQARKPPLLRYLRDRASATTNGIRAAERRQQRAQTIGSVLKSTVSIVLLVWVVLAILSVLGVNIAPFIASAGVVGLAIGFGAQNLVRDFVSGVFMLLEDQYGVGDNVDLGEVSGEVQSVGLRITTVRDIDGTLWYVRNGEIARVGNMSQDYAVARVEVPVALTADVDRAEQVAVEAAHDVIADPSMSGKVIGEPEMLGVQSLSADQLTLRMTLKTRPNAQWSVQRKLRREILRAYDENGINLPYPQGRIHAVVGGPETNGS, encoded by the coding sequence ATGTACAACCAAGCTTTCGAATGGACAGATACCAATCGACATTGGCTGATCGAGGTTCCCATTCGGGTTGTCGCCTACATCGTTGTCGCGTTAATCATTCGATTTTTGCTGCATCGCATGATCGACCGTGCGACCACCGGCCGGACCAAGAAGTCCCGTAGCGGAGAGATCGAGGGGCAAGCCAGGAAACCTCCGCTGCTGCGTTATCTGCGGGATCGGGCCTCGGCGACGACCAATGGCATCCGAGCGGCCGAGCGCCGCCAGCAGCGGGCGCAGACCATCGGGTCGGTCCTGAAATCAACCGTATCCATCGTGCTGTTGGTGTGGGTGGTGCTGGCGATACTGAGCGTGCTCGGGGTGAACATCGCGCCGTTCATCGCCTCAGCCGGTGTGGTCGGCCTCGCGATCGGCTTCGGTGCCCAGAACCTGGTGCGCGATTTCGTCAGCGGCGTGTTCATGCTGCTGGAGGACCAGTACGGCGTCGGCGACAATGTCGACCTCGGGGAGGTGTCCGGGGAGGTGCAGAGCGTCGGGCTGCGGATCACCACGGTCCGCGATATCGACGGCACGCTCTGGTATGTCCGCAACGGTGAGATCGCCCGCGTCGGCAACATGAGCCAGGACTACGCGGTCGCCCGCGTCGAGGTGCCGGTCGCGCTGACCGCGGACGTGGACCGTGCCGAGCAGGTGGCGGTGGAAGCCGCCCACGACGTGATCGCCGACCCGTCGATGTCCGGCAAGGTCATCGGCGAACCCGAGATGCTCGGTGTGCAGTCGTTGTCGGCCGACCAGCTCACGCTGCGGATGACGCTGAAGACCCGGCCGAACGCGCAGTGGTCGGTGCAGCGCAAGCTGCGTCGGGAGATTCTGCGTGCCTACGACGAGAACGGGATCAACCTGCCCTACCCGCAGGGCCGCATCCACGCCGTCGTCGGCGGGCCGGAGACCAACGGCTCGTAA